The following is a genomic window from Campylobacter magnus.
TACTATAGCTATGAACAAGCTTCCATTTAAAACCAAGTTTGTAACAAGAGAGAGCGAAAATGAAATATACTGAGATAAAAGATAAAAGCGCAAGCGAGTTAGCTACGCTACTTAAAGAAAAAAAGGTGCTTTTATTTACCCTTAGACAAAAGCTAAGAACTATGCAGCTTTCAAATCCAAATGAGATTAGAGAAACTCGCAAAGATATTGCTAAAATAAATACAGCAATTAGCGCAAAAGGATAAAAAAATGGCAGCAGATATGAAAAGAGTAATTCAAGGCCTTGTAGTAGCTAAATCAGGTGATAAAACTGCAAGTGTGCTAGTAGAACGCAGAGTTATGCACCCTAGATATCACAAATTCGTAAAAAGATTTAAAAAATATCTAGTGCATGATGAGAAGAATCAGCTAAATATCGGCGATACAGTGAGCGCAATCGAGTGCCGCCCACTAAGCAAATCTAAAAAATTCCGCCTAAAAGCTGTTCTTAAAACAGGAGTTGAATAATGATACAAAGTTTTACAAGACTAGCAGTAGCTGATAATAGCGGAGCTAAAGAGCTAATGTGTATCAAAGTACTAGGCGGTAGTAAAAGACGCTATGCTAGCCTAGGCGATGTTATTGTTTGCTCAGTGAAAAAAGCTCTACCAAATGGTAAGATCAAAAAAGGTCAAGTGGTAAAAGCAGTAGTAGTTCGCACTAAAAAAGAGGTTCAAAGACCAGATGGTGCGCTAATCCGCTTTGATGAGAACGCAGCTGTAATCCTAGATGCAAAAAGAGAGCCAATTGGCACTCGTATCTTTGGACCAGTGGGAAGAGAAGTGCGCTATGCAAACTTTATGAAAATCGTATCGCTTGCGCCGGAGGTGTTATAATGGCAGTAAAATATAAAATCAAAAAAGGTGATAATGTAAAAATTATCGCTGGCGATGACAAGGGCAAAACAGCAAAAGTTACCCAAGTTTTAGCAAAAGAAGGCAAAGTAATTTGCGAAGGCATTAAAATAGCCAAAAAAGCTGTTAAACCAAGCGAAAAATATCAAAATGGTGGTTTTATAAATAAAGAAATGCCTATTGATATTTCAAATGTAGCAAAAGTAGAGGGCTAAGAAAATGGCATTTCAAGCAAGATTACAACAAAAATATAAAGATAGCGTTCGTGGCGCACTTACAAGCGAGTTTGATATCAAAAACCCTATGCTTGTTCCAGCTCTTGAAAAAATCGTTATTAGCGTAGGAGCAGGTGATAGCGCAAAGGATCAAAAAACTTTGCAAAATATGGCTGATACTATCTCGCTAATCGCTGGACAAAAAGCACTTATCACAAATGCTAAAAAGTCAGTTGCCGGCTTTAAAGTGCGTGAGGGCTTTCCTGTTGGTATCAAAGTAACACTTCGCAAAGAGCAAATGTATGTGTTTTTAGACAAACTAATTAGCATCGCTTTGCCAAGAGTTAAAGACTTCCGTGGTTTGCCACGCAATGGCTTTGATGGTAGAGGTAACTATAACTTTGGTCTAAACGAGCAGCTAATGTTCCCTGAGGTAGTATATGATCAAATCATCCGCACTCACGGTATGAACATTACTATTGTTACAAGCGCACCAGATGACAAGCAAGCATTAAAGCTACTTGAGCTTCTTGGCCTACCATTTGCAAAAGGAAAGTAAAATGGCAAAAAAATCAATGATAGCAAAAGCAGCTCGCCCTGCTAAATTTTCTAGTCGCAAATACACAAGATGTAATATCTGCGGTCGCCCACACTCTGTTTACCGCGACTTTGGTATTTGTCGTGTGTGCCTAAGAAAAATGGCAAACGAAGGCCTAATCCCAGGTCTTAAAAAAGCAAGCTGGTAAGGAATAAAAATGAACGATTTAATCTCAGATGCACTAACTAGAATTCGCAATGCTAGTATGCGCAGACTTGATACTACAAAGCTACTTCACTCAAATGTTGTTGAAGGCGTGCTAAAAGTGCTTGAAGCAAAAGGTTATGTTGAAAGCTTTAATGTAGTTGAAGAAGAACGCAAAAAATTCATAAATGTAGTGTTAAAATACGATGAGCGTGGTGCTAGCGTAATTACTGAAATCAAAAGAGTATCAAAACCAGGACGCCGTGTATATAAAGGCAAAGATGAAATCAAACGCTTTAAAAACGGCTATGGAACAATCATTGTTAGCACAAACAAAGGCGTGCTAGCAAATGATGCTGCTTACAAAGAAGGTGTAGGCGGCGAAGTGCTTTGTACTGTTTGGTAGGAATTCTAGTTTTAGATTTTAGGTGTGGAAAGCTAGGGAATTCTAGAATTCCCTAGCTTTCTTTTAACTTTTCTATGGCATTTGACGAAATATTCAAAAATCGTAGAAGCGTCATAGACAAATAGAAAAGGACAAAAATGTCAAGAATTGGCAAAAAACCTATCGTCATCCCAAGTGGCGTAGAGGTAAAACAAGATGGCTCTGTTCTTGTCTTTAAAAAAGGCAATGTAACAAAAGAGCTTGATACAAAAAACAATGTAAATGTAAGCATCAAAGATGGCCAAGTAGAGTTTAGCCCAAAAGGTGAAGACCGCCAAAGCAGAGCTTATTGGGGCACATACAGAGCACTAGCTAACAATATCGTTGTAGGTATCACCGAGGGCTTTACTCGTGTGCTTGAAATCAACGGCGTTGGTTACAAAGCAGCTGTTAAAGGTAAGGTAGTAGAGCTTAACCTAGGCTTTTCTCATCCTATCAATCACGAATTGCCAGCAGGCGTAGAAGCTAGTGTAGAAAAAAACCAAATCATCCTAAAAAGTGCCGACAAACAAGTAATCGGTCAAGTAGCAGCCCAAATCCGTGGATATCGCCCTCCTGAGCCTTACAAAGGCAAGGGCGTAAAATACGCTGAAGAGCGCATCATCCGCAAAGCCGGTAAAACATCTAAGAAATAAGGGTAAATCATGGTAGCAAATGTATTAAAACGCAAAATTGCACTTCGCATTAAACGCAAAAAAAGAATTAGAGCGAAAATCTCAGGCTGCGAATCTTGCCCTAGAGTAAGTATTTTCAAATCAAATCGCACTCTTTATGCCCAAGTTATAAATGATGTAACTGGCACTACAATTTGTGCTAGCAATGGTGGCAAACTAGGAATTAAAGCAAATAAAGCTGGTGGCCAAGCCCTAGCAAAAGACCTAGCAGAAAAAATGAAAAGTGCAAAGATTGAAAATGCAGTGTTTGACCGCAATGGTTATTTGTATCACGGCGTAGTAGCTAGCTTTGGCGAAGCTCTAAAAGCAAACGGCATAAAACTATAAGGATAAGCAATGAAATACAATAGAGAAGAATTCCAAGAAGTAATCGTTGATATCGGCCGTGTTACAAAGGTTGTAAAAGGCGGACGCAGATTTAGATTTACAGCTCTTGTAGTAGTAGGAAACAAAAATGGCTTAGTTGGCTTTGGTTATGGTAAGGCAAAAGAAGTTCCAGATGCGATGAGAAAAGCAGTTGATGATGCTTTCAAAAACATCGTTGAAGTAAAACTTAAAGGTAGCACAATACCACACGATGTAGAGGTAAAATATAACTCAAGTAAAATCTTGCTAAAACCAGCTAGCGAAGGTACAGGCGTTATTGCCGGTGGTTCAGCTCGTCCAGTTGTCGAGCTAGTAGGAATTCGTGATATTCTTACAAAATCACTTGGCTCAAACAATTCAGCTAATGTTGTGCGTGCCACAATCAAAGCTCTTAGTATGTTGAAAGGCTAAAAATGGGACTAGAAAAACTACAAAAAGCACCTGGCTCAACACACAAAACTAAACGCATCGGTCGTGGTTGCGGCAGCGGTATGGGCAAAACTGCTACTCGCGGTGGCAAAGGTCAAACTGCTCGCACCGGCTCACACCAAAAAAGAGGTTTTGAAGGTGGACAACAACCACTTCAAAGAAGACTACCAAAAGTAGGCTTTTACTCTCGCTTTGCTAAACCTTATGTAATCAATGTAGAGAAAATCACAGCTGTAAAAGAGCTGGGAGTTATTACATTTGAGAGCATTCAAAGCGTTCACAAAGTATCAAATAGCGTGAGCAAAATCAAGCTAATTGGCGCAGGCGCAAAAGAGCTTGCTAGCAAAATTAAAGATGACAAAGTAATCACTAGCGGAAATAAATAATGAACAAGACACTAACAAACAAAATTCTAATTACTCTTGGATTTTTGTTTATATATAGAGTGCTTGCTTATGTGCCAGTCCCTGGTGTAAATACTGAGGTTATCAAAGACTTTTTCACCAGCAATGCAAATAATGCTTTGGGGCTATTTAATATGTTTAGCGGAAACGCAGCAGAGCGCCTTAGCATTATTAGCCTTGGCATTATGCCTTATATCACAGCTTCTATTATTATGGAGCTTTTAGCAGCTACATTTCCAAACCTTGGTAAAATGAAAAAAGAGCGTGATGGTATGCAAAAATACATGCAAATCATCCGCTACGCCACAATCGTAATCACTATAATCCAAGCAATTGGTGTAAGCATTGGACTTCAAAGCCTAACAGGTCGTGGTGGCGAGCAAGCTATAATGATAGATATGAATTTATTTATCGCAATTTCATGTGCTTCTATGCTAACAGGCACAATGTTGCTTATGTGGATAGGTGAGCAAATCACACAAAGAGGCATAGGAAATGGTATTTCTCTAATCATTTTTGCTGGTATCGTAAGTGGAATTCCATCTGCGATTTCAGGTACTATTGATCTAGTAAATACAGGCGAGATGAATTTCTTAGTCGTGCTTGCTATTGCTGTGATTATTCTTGTAACTGTGGGTGTAGTTATTTATGTAGAACTTGGAGAGCGTAGGGTGCCTATATCTTATTCTCGCAAGACTGTGATGGAAAATCAAAACAAACGCATAATGAATTATATCCCTGTTAAAGTAAATTTAAGTGGAGTTATTCCACCTATTTTTGCCTCAGCGATTTTGATGTTTCCAAGCACGATTTTACAAGCTAGCACAAACGAATACATACAAATGATAAATGATTTTCTAAATCCTAGTTCGTATGTATTTAATCTATTAACATTTTTGTTTATAATTTTCTTTGCGTATTTTTATGCTTCAATAGTATTTAACGCAAAAGATATAAGCGAAAATCTAAAACGCCAAGGTGGCTTTATCCCAGGTGTTCGCCCAGGCGAGAGCACAGCAGAGTATCTAAACGAGCTTGCTAGTCGCATTACTTTTAGCGGTGCTATTTATTTGGGGCTAATTTCTACTTTGCCGTGGCTGCTTGTGAAGTTTATGGGCGTGCCATTTTATTTTGGCGGAACTAGCGTGCTAATCGTGGTTTCAGTAGCACTTGATACTATGCGTCGCATAGAAGCTCAGGTATATATGAACAAATATCAAACCCTAAGTGCGGTAGGTCTATAATGGCAATAAGCATAAAAACTCCAAAAGACATCGAGGGAATGAGAGTAGCAAATCACATTGTAGCTCTCACCCTTGATGGGGTAGAAAAGCTAATTAAGCCAGGTGTAAGCCTTTTAGAGCTTGATGAGTTTTGCGAAAAAAGCATTTTAGAACATGGCGCAAAACCGGCTTTTAAAGGGCTTTATGGCTTTCCAAACACAGCTTGTATCAGCGTAAATGAAGTAGTAATCCACGGAATTCCAAGCTCTTATAAACTAAAAGAAGGCGATATCGTAACCATAGATATAGGCTCAAAAATCAATGGATATTTTGGCGATAGCGCACGCACTTTTGGTGTGGGCAAAATCAGTGAACAAGACGAAAAGTTAATTGCGTGTAGCAAAGATGCACTTTACTTTGGCATTGAAAAAGTAAAAGCTGGCATGCACTTTAAAGAACTTAGTTTTGCGATTGAAAATTTCATCCGTGATAGAGGTTTTGTGCCACTGCTTGGTTTTTGTGGGCACGGCATAGGACGCTCAGCACACGAAGAGCCAGAAATACCAAACTACTTAGAAGGCCCAAATCCAAAATCAGGCCCAAAAATCCGCAATGGAATGGTTTTTTGTATAGAGCCGATGATTTGTCAAAAAGACGGCACGCCAAGCGTGGATAAGGACAAATGGACCACTCGCTCAGTAGATGGACTAAACACAGCTCACTATGAACACTGCGTAGCTGTGATAAATGGAAAAGCTGAAATTTTAAGCAAATAAATCTAGGGAATTCTAGTTTATAAGGATAATTATGAAAGGCACTATTTTAACATCAAGCATACTTCGTGCAGAAGATGGAAATAGATATAGTTTCGATTATAATGATTTTGAAAATTTAGATGCATCTACTGAAATAGTGGGGGCAGAAGTAGATTTTGAACCAGAAAATGACAAAGCAAAATCTATCATCATCACTAAACTATCTTTAAAAACAAAACAAGTAATAAAAGAAAATACTAATGATGATTTTTATGATGATAAAAATTTATTTCAAAAAATAGATGATGTGCTTGTAGGTAGCGAATCTTTTGAACTTTTTTATGGAAATGTTAATATCATAGCCGACACTACATTAGAAGCAAATAAAACAATGAATACAACTACTACAAAGAGTCTGTTTAGCGATGATAAATACCATACAACAACAACAGTTAATTCAACATATAGCTCAGTTAGAGAATTTAAAATGGGAAATGAGTATTTTAATTTTAAGCAAAGCCATGAAGAAAAAGGCTTAATTGGTGATAAAGATGAAGTCTTAGTTATTTGTCAAAGAACTATTTCTGGGCATCATGATGTTTGGACAGTGCTAAATTATACTAGAAATACAATATTAAACTCGGACTCTCTTAATATCGGAACTGGTCTAATTTCTACTGTAATTATTTCTGTCTTATGTTTTTGTTTTTTTTGGACTGGATTGGGCAAACTTTTTGACGATTGGACTATGATTTTTCTTCTTTTAGGTTCTTTTCTTATTGGATATTATAAAATTAAAAATTTTAAAAGCAGAGATAAAAAAGCAAAAGATTATAAAAAAGCATTAGAATTTGCTAAAAATTATAAAAAGTAAAATTTAAATCTAACAGAAAGGAGAAAAGTTGTCAAAAGACGATGTCATCGAGATAGACGGCACAGTGCAAGAAGCCTTGCCAAATGCTACTTTTAAAGTAGAACTTGATAATAAACATGTGATTTTATGTCATATCGCAGGGAAAATGCGTATGCACTATATAAAGATCATGCCAGGCGATAAGGTCAGAGTTGAGCTTACGCCATACAGCCTAGACAAAGGTCGCATTACTTATAGATATAAGTAAAATTAAAGCTTAGTTTAGCTAAAATACGCGCTTTTTGGCTCGGGACTTAAGGCTGACAAGAAGTGTTTTCAAAGTCGCCACTATTTTGAAAACAGTTGGAATTCTAGATTTTTAGGGAATTCCTGAGGTCCAATCACGAAGTGGTTAGTAATTACAAAGGACAAACATGAAGGTTCGACCATCAGTAAAAAAGATGTGTGACAAATGCAAGATCATCCGCCGCAAAGGTGTGGTTCATGTGATCTGCGAAAATCCAAAACATAAGCAAAGACAAGGATGATAAAATGGCTCGTATAGCAGGTGTAGATTTACCAAAGAAAAAGCGTGTAGAGTATGGTTTGACATACATTTATGGCATAGGTCTTTTTACTTCAAGAAAAATTCTTGATGCTGTAAAAATCTCTTATGATAAACGCGTGCAAGATCTAAGTGAGGATGAGGCAGCAGCGATCCGCAAAGAAATTCAAGAACACTATATGGTAGAAGGCGATTTGCGCAAGAGCGTAGCTATGGATATCAAGGCTCTTATGGATCTAGGAAATTACCGTGGTCTTCGCCACAGAAAAGGTCTGCCAGTGCGTGGTCAAAAAACTAAAACAAACGCTCGCACTCGCAAAGGTAAGCGCAAAACAGTTGGCGCTGCTACTAAATAAGGATAATCAATGGCACAAAAAAAAGTAGTTAAGAAAAAAACCGCTCGCAAAAATATTGCTCGTGGTATCGTGTATATTTCAGCATCTTTTAACAACACAATGATTAGTGTAACTGATGAGATGGGTAATGCTATTGCGTGGAGCAGCGCAGGTGCTCTTGGCTTTAAGGGTAGCAAAAAATCAACTCCATATGCAGCGCAACAAGCAGTAGAAGATGCTCTAAACAAAGCAAAAGAGCATGGTATTAAAGAAGTAGGAATCAAGGTTCAAGGTCCTGGTTCTGGCCGTGAAACAGCAGTAAAAAGCGTAGGTGGCGTAGAGGGAATAAAAGTTCTTTATCTAAAAGATATTACTCCATTAGCGCATAATGGGTGTCGTCCACCAAAACGCCGCCGCGTCTAATTTTTTGTTCGTATCGCACGCACCTTGCGTCTAAAACTCGCTTGTGATTCATTGCGACGCACCATCAGTGCGTCTCATTCGCACTGCGCGACTTTTAGCCACAATCTGCGCACGCTACTTCCAAAAAAATCAAACGCTTGGTTATTTTTGGAATTCCAAATTGGAATTCGTTTATATAAGAATTATTTAAGGAATAAATTATGGCAAGATATACAGGAGCAGTTGAAAAACTAGAAAGACGTCTTGGCGTATCTTTGGCGCTAAAAGGTGAGAGAAGACTAGCTGGCAAATCAGCATTAGACCGCCGCCCTTACGCACCAGGACAACACGGACAAAGAAGAGGCAAAATCAGCGATTATGGTATGCATTTGCGTGAAAAACAAAAAGCACGCTTTATGTATGGCGTAAGCGAGAAACAATTCCGCAGAATTTTTGCTGAGGCAGCACGCAGAGAGGGCAATACAGGAGAGCTTTTAGTAGCTCTTTTAGAGCAAAGACTAGATAATGTAGTTTATCGCATGGGCTTTGCTACAACTCGTCGTTTTGCTCGCCAGCTTGTAACTCACGGACATGTGCTAGTTAATGGCAAAAGAGTAGATGTCCCATCATACAGAGTAGTAGCTGGGCAAAAAATAGAAATCGCTGAAAAAAGCAAACAAAATCCACAAATCGTTCGTGCAATCGAGCTTACAAACCAAACTGGTATAGCTCCATGGGTTGATGTGGATAAAGACAAAAAATTTGGAATTTTTACTCGTGTTCCAGAGCGCAGTGAAGTAGTAATTCCAGTAGAAGAGCGTTACATAGTCGAGCTTTACTCAAAATAATAAGGGGGCCGAATGAAAAAGGTAACTATCGAGGCTTTTACTCCTACTGAAATAAAAGTAGAGCAACTTGGCAATAACGAGGCTAGAATTAGCGTTTGGCCTTTTGAGAGTGGTTATGGCGTTACCCTAGCGCACCCACTTCGCCGTTTGCTTTATAGCTCTACTGTAGGTTTTGCGCCAACTGGTGTGAAAATCGAAGGCGTAGAGCATGAGTTTGATAGTATGCGTGGTATGTTAGAAGATGTTACGATTTTTATCGTAAACCTAAAAAACCTACGCTACAAACTAAAAAACAATGCTAAGCGTGAAGTAGTTCACTATGAGTTTGAAGGCCCGCTTGAAATCAGTGGTAAAGATCTAAATAACGACCTTGTAGAGATTGTCAACCCTGATGCTTATTTAGCTACTATCAATGAAGATGCTAAGCTAAGCTTTGATCTTATTATAGAAAAAGGCATCGGCTATGTACCAAGCGAGAATATAAAAGAAGAAATCGAGAGCGGGTTTATCGCTCTTGATGCTTTCTTTACGCCTGTTAAAAAAGCAGTATATGATATCCAAAATGTGCTAGTTGAGGATAACCCTGACTATGAAAAAGTAGTTATGACTGTAACAACTGATGGGCAAATCTCTCCGCTTGAGGCTTTTCAAAGCTCAGTTTCAGCTATGTATAAGCAACTTGGAATTTTTGACAAAATTCTTGAAGTTGATAGCTCTAGCTCAATTTCTGCTAGCACAAACAAAGGCGAACATGCTAAGCTTTTTGAGAGTGTAGATAGCCTAAATCTTAGTGTTCGTAGCTTAAACTGCCTTAAAAAATCAGGCATTGAGCTAATAGGCGAGCTAGCTTTGATGAGTGAGGCAGAATTAAAAGAAATCAAAAATCTTGGCAAAAGAAGCCTTGATGAAATGAAAGATGTAATGAAAGCTATTGGTTATGCTTTTGATGGTAGCTTTGAAGGCAATAAAGAGGCTATCCGCAAGAAAATAGCTGAGTTCAAAAAAGGAAAATAAATGAGACATAATCACGGATATAGAAAACTTGGTCGCACAAGCTCTCACAGAGCTGCGCTACTAAAAAACCTAAGTATCGCTATTATTAAATCAGGTAAAATCGAGACTACTTTGCCAAAAGCAAAAGAGCTTAGAAGCTATTTTGAAAAGCTAGTAACTCGTGCTAGAAAAGGCGATAGCGAGGCTCACAGAGCTGTTTTTGCAAGTCTTCAAGACAAAGAAAGCGTAAAAAAACTAGTAAGCGAAATCGCTCCAAAGTTTGTAGGTGTAAATGGTGGCTATACACGCATTATCAAAACTCGTGTTCGCAAGGGTGATGCTGCGCAAATGGCTTATATTGAGCTAACAAAATAAAGAGCTCGTCTAAGGAATTCTAGATTTGAATCTAGAATTCCTTAGAAAAAATATAAAAATTTAAAATGATTCCTTTTAGTGACGAAGAACTTTTAGAACCTGTTCAAGCTAGCATAGATGTAATCCGCCCTATGATAGAAGCTGATGGTGGAGGCATAGAGCTAGTGGAGATAAAAAACGGCGTTATTTATGTCCGCCTTAGTGGACACTGTGTAGGCTGCGCTGCTAGTAATACAACACTAAAAATGGGCGTCGAGCGTCAAATACGCAACGATATCCACCCAGAACTCGTAGTAGAAAATATCACAAATCAAAAATAATGAACGCAAGAACTCTTAGAAAATCAGCAATCAAAGCCTTTCGCAAATACGATTTTGCTTTGGCGGCGAAGCTTTTTTCTTTAGCTTATGAAAAAAAACCTAGCAATGAATTTTTGCTTTTTATAGAACTTTGCTCTTTGGCTTTGGATGATGAAGAGGGTGTTTGGTCGCTTTTTGATGTATATGTTGATAATATAAACGCAAACCAAGAAGAAAACCTAAAAACCATAATAGAAATAATCGAAACCTCAAACTACAAAAATATCCGCCAAATAGAAAATATAAATGGCGTTAGTTATCACGACTTTTTAGAAATTGCCAAAAAAACAGGTGAGTTTGTAAAGACTTTTGAAAATATCACTCACTCAAGCAAGCTAATAATTAGCTCAAAAGACGAGCTAGCTGATTTTATAGAAAGGCTTATTGACCACGGCTTTGCTGATCTTGCGGCGCATTATATGGAAGATCCTGCGTGGAGCATGAGCCTAGCGCACTTAGCCCCTAAGCTAAAAGCAAAATCGCAGCAAAGGCAAAGAGATGAAAATTGAACTAAAAGATACTTTTATCACTGACAATTCAACCCAGTGCGAAAAAGGCTGTTATTTTGTAAAAACTCGCTCAAATGCCCAGTTTGAAGAGCACGCCAAACAAGCAGGTGCTATTATCATCACTCCGCAAAAAGCCTACGAGCTAGCAAAAATTCCAGCAGACTTTAAAATCATCGGCATAACTGGCACAAATGGCAAAACCACTACCGCTACACTTTTGGCTCACATTTTAAACGCTCTTGGGCTAAAATGCGCTAATTGCGGCACTCGCGGAGCTTTCATAGGCTCTTTGCAGATTGCACCAAAGGCACTTACTACAAATCAGTTTTTAACCACACTTGCGCTTATAAAAACTAGCTTAGAGCATGGCTGTTCGCACTTTGTCATGGAAGTAAGCTCTCATGCAATAGCTCAAAACCGCATCGAAGCCCTGCCTTTTGCACTAAAAATCTTTACAAATCTTAGCCAAGATCATTTGGATTATCACAAAAGCTTTGAAGAATACGCAGCGGCAAAATCAAGCTTTTTTGAAGGTGAGGGCAAAAAGCTAATAAACAAAGACGACCCACACATAAGGTATAACAAAGCAAACGCACACTTCTACGCTCTAAAAGGCAGTGGCGCAGAGTATGAAATAGACGAGCAAAACATCAGCATAGGCTCTCAAAATCTAGAATTCTCATCTCATCTTTATGGCAGGTTTAATCTTTATAATGTACTTTGTGCTTTTAGCGCAGCTGATTTGCTAGTGCCAAATAAAAAAAATGAGATTATAGCAGCCATTGCTGATTTTGCCGGTGTGCCAGGTCGCACGGAGCTTATTAGCAAAGACCCAGCTGTCATCGTGGACTTTGCTCACACTCCAGATGGTATAGAAAAGGTGCTCTCTAGCCTTGCTTATCGCCCTCTTATCGTAGTCATGGGCGCAGGTGGCGACAGAGACGCTAGCAAGCGACCTATAATGGGGCAAATTGCTGCCGCCTTCGCTAAGACGCTAATTATCACAAGTGATAATCCTCGCAGCGAAGAGCCACAAAAGATAATAGAACAGATAAAAGCAGGCGCAAATAAAGCCACAAAAGGTGCAAAAATCATCACAGAAAGCGACCGCAAAAAGGCAATCTCGCTAGCGCTTAGCCTAGTAAAAAAAGATGAAATAATCGCAATTTTAGGCAAAGGCGATGAAGACTACCAAGAAATAAATGGCGTAAAACATCCATTTAGCGATGCTGCTGTTGTAAGAGAACTGCTAAAAAACTAAGCCTTGCTAGCAGCTAGCTAAGGAATTCTAGAATTAGCTAGAAAAAGGCAAATGAATTTTAGATTTTGTGCTAAAATTAAGCAAATTTTAGCCAAAGGAAAATAATGCAAATCACAATGCTAAAAAGCAAAATCCACAGAGCCACGGTGAGCGACGCAAATCTTAATTATATAGGCTCGATTACTATTGATGAAGAGCTTTTAAAAGCGGCAAATATCTACGAAAACGAGCGTGTAGAAGTGCTAAATATAAATAACGGCGAGCGTTTTGCAACTTATGCAATAAAGGGCAAAAAGGGAGACATGTGTCTAAATGGCGCAGCCGCTCGCTTAGCGCAAATTGGCGACATCATCATCGTAGTAGCTTACGCTTTAATTGATGAGCGAAGTGCTGCTACTTTCAAGCCAAAAATCGTGCATGTAAACGAAAAAAACGAAATTTGCGAGTAGCAGGAATTTTAGAATTCCCTGTCATCCCCCAGCCCCTTTGGGGGATCTCTATATGGAATTCACTTTGGGAATTCTAAAATTCCTAGGTTTTTTTGCTTCGTATCCGCTGGTTGGGGTTAGGGGGTATTTTTTATCTTAAGGAATTTTAGAATTCCCTAAAATTCGTCATTGCGAGCGAAGCGAAGCAATCTCATTTATTAAGCCTTGAACGAGATTGCTTCAGTCGCTTTGCTCTCTCGCAATGACGGAATTCCGCAATGACGGAATTTTAGAATTCTCTGTGATGAGATCCTCGGGTCAAGCCCGAGGATGACAAAAAATGCAAGTCGGGGGATGATACAGAGCTAAGGAATTTTGGACGGAATTTTAAACGGAATTTTGAATGAGATTGCTCCCTCTTTTTTCAAAGCCTCGTAATGACGGAATTCTAGAATTCCTAAAAGCCAAAAGCACAAGAAGCGCAAAAAGGTTAAAAAATGATAAATGACGCAATAGCCAAAAGCTACGAAGCCGCAAACTACGCTAGCCACGCTTACGAACAAAGTTTCATCGCTAATCTTCACGCAAGAGCTAGG
Proteins encoded in this region:
- the rpmC gene encoding 50S ribosomal protein L29 codes for the protein MKYTEIKDKSASELATLLKEKKVLLFTLRQKLRTMQLSNPNEIRETRKDIAKINTAISAKG
- the rpsQ gene encoding 30S ribosomal protein S17 gives rise to the protein MAADMKRVIQGLVVAKSGDKTASVLVERRVMHPRYHKFVKRFKKYLVHDEKNQLNIGDTVSAIECRPLSKSKKFRLKAVLKTGVE
- the rplN gene encoding 50S ribosomal protein L14, whose translation is MIQSFTRLAVADNSGAKELMCIKVLGGSKRRYASLGDVIVCSVKKALPNGKIKKGQVVKAVVVRTKKEVQRPDGALIRFDENAAVILDAKREPIGTRIFGPVGREVRYANFMKIVSLAPEVL
- the rplX gene encoding 50S ribosomal protein L24, which translates into the protein MAVKYKIKKGDNVKIIAGDDKGKTAKVTQVLAKEGKVICEGIKIAKKAVKPSEKYQNGGFINKEMPIDISNVAKVEG
- the rplE gene encoding 50S ribosomal protein L5, giving the protein MAFQARLQQKYKDSVRGALTSEFDIKNPMLVPALEKIVISVGAGDSAKDQKTLQNMADTISLIAGQKALITNAKKSVAGFKVREGFPVGIKVTLRKEQMYVFLDKLISIALPRVKDFRGLPRNGFDGRGNYNFGLNEQLMFPEVVYDQIIRTHGMNITIVTSAPDDKQALKLLELLGLPFAKGK
- a CDS encoding type Z 30S ribosomal protein S14; the protein is MAKKSMIAKAARPAKFSSRKYTRCNICGRPHSVYRDFGICRVCLRKMANEGLIPGLKKASW
- the rpsH gene encoding 30S ribosomal protein S8; protein product: MNDLISDALTRIRNASMRRLDTTKLLHSNVVEGVLKVLEAKGYVESFNVVEEERKKFINVVLKYDERGASVITEIKRVSKPGRRVYKGKDEIKRFKNGYGTIIVSTNKGVLANDAAYKEGVGGEVLCTVW
- the rplF gene encoding 50S ribosomal protein L6, encoding MSRIGKKPIVIPSGVEVKQDGSVLVFKKGNVTKELDTKNNVNVSIKDGQVEFSPKGEDRQSRAYWGTYRALANNIVVGITEGFTRVLEINGVGYKAAVKGKVVELNLGFSHPINHELPAGVEASVEKNQIILKSADKQVIGQVAAQIRGYRPPEPYKGKGVKYAEERIIRKAGKTSKK
- the rplR gene encoding 50S ribosomal protein L18, whose translation is MVANVLKRKIALRIKRKKRIRAKISGCESCPRVSIFKSNRTLYAQVINDVTGTTICASNGGKLGIKANKAGGQALAKDLAEKMKSAKIENAVFDRNGYLYHGVVASFGEALKANGIKL
- the rpsE gene encoding 30S ribosomal protein S5 → MKYNREEFQEVIVDIGRVTKVVKGGRRFRFTALVVVGNKNGLVGFGYGKAKEVPDAMRKAVDDAFKNIVEVKLKGSTIPHDVEVKYNSSKILLKPASEGTGVIAGGSARPVVELVGIRDILTKSLGSNNSANVVRATIKALSMLKG
- the rplO gene encoding 50S ribosomal protein L15, encoding MGLEKLQKAPGSTHKTKRIGRGCGSGMGKTATRGGKGQTARTGSHQKRGFEGGQQPLQRRLPKVGFYSRFAKPYVINVEKITAVKELGVITFESIQSVHKVSNSVSKIKLIGAGAKELASKIKDDKVITSGNK
- the secY gene encoding preprotein translocase subunit SecY — its product is MNKTLTNKILITLGFLFIYRVLAYVPVPGVNTEVIKDFFTSNANNALGLFNMFSGNAAERLSIISLGIMPYITASIIMELLAATFPNLGKMKKERDGMQKYMQIIRYATIVITIIQAIGVSIGLQSLTGRGGEQAIMIDMNLFIAISCASMLTGTMLLMWIGEQITQRGIGNGISLIIFAGIVSGIPSAISGTIDLVNTGEMNFLVVLAIAVIILVTVGVVIYVELGERRVPISYSRKTVMENQNKRIMNYIPVKVNLSGVIPPIFASAILMFPSTILQASTNEYIQMINDFLNPSSYVFNLLTFLFIIFFAYFYASIVFNAKDISENLKRQGGFIPGVRPGESTAEYLNELASRITFSGAIYLGLISTLPWLLVKFMGVPFYFGGTSVLIVVSVALDTMRRIEAQVYMNKYQTLSAVGL